From a single Chloracidobacterium thermophilum B genomic region:
- a CDS encoding putative quinol monooxygenase, producing MSFPIVVLAFFRAKPEHLAEFRAALAELIRATRLEPGCLRYDLQVSADDPTSFVLIEEWAAQASLEAHLAQPHTRTALDKMADWLAEKVQVSRWKAIELDQLTAAR from the coding sequence ATGTCGTTTCCTATCGTGGTTTTAGCCTTTTTTCGCGCCAAACCGGAACACCTGGCGGAGTTTCGCGCGGCGCTTGCCGAGCTTATCCGCGCCACCCGCCTTGAGCCGGGCTGTCTGCGCTATGATTTGCAGGTATCTGCCGATGATCCGACCTCGTTTGTCCTCATCGAGGAATGGGCGGCCCAGGCTTCACTCGAAGCCCACCTGGCACAGCCCCACACCCGGACAGCGCTGGACAAGATGGCAGACTGGTTGGCAGAAAAGGTCCAGGTATCCCGCTGGAAAGCGATAGAACTCGACCAGCTCACAGCGGCCCGGTAA